The sequence TCTATTGGGTGCTAGTGTTCTGCCTAGCAGAATCTATTGGGTGTTGAAGCTTAAAGGTGTTGTGTCTTTTGCAGTTTTGCGGCTACTTTTAATGAGAAGTTTATAAGGACTATTAGGCTTTTCTCTCCACACATGGCCGCAAAAATGAGGCCTCCCCACATGTGAGTTTCTTTTTTAGTTATTTgccattgaaaatataaagagAGCTCTTAGACAACTCTATATAATGTGGGCACTTGCAGGCCTGTCATCCGTGGGAGATCAGCAGCAAGAAAGACAGTATACGTTTGTGGGAAACCACGATGGGTATTCGTCGTTATTTTCCTAACAGGTAACTTGAATACTCACTAGCCCTCTTTATGTATCAATGCTAACAAAACTGATTAGTGTCTTGATTTGCTTATGTATTATAGCCAGTCTTGTCATGTGGTTCTCTTCCTGCGGCTTGTTGTGGGTCCTCTATGCATTTCTCACTTCCCTCTTCGGTAAGTTATTCCACTTGTTATGTCCTTTGATGGAGTTTTGTTTTTGACATGAGATGTTCTCTCTCAACAGTGGTTATAGTTCATGCAAGCGTGAGAACACCGAATCTCAAGGCACGCTTAAACACATTCCGTGAAGAGTTTCGAGCTGTATGGCGAAACTACAGTGAACTTTAAAAGTCACAGGTTACTAAAGAATCTAG is a genomic window of Brassica napus cultivar Da-Ae chromosome A2, Da-Ae, whole genome shotgun sequence containing:
- the LOC125581475 gene encoding PRA1 family protein A2-like isoform X1 encodes the protein MDWDNVAAEDVIEALREVEWSTPPRSLGEFFSRFAFPRSFSKWKSRLKCNLYYYRTNYFILVIFVLGLALITRPLAIVGTAFTALSIAFLNDSFAATFNEKFIRTIRLFSPHMAAKMRPPHMPVIRGRSAARKTVYVCGKPRWVFVVIFLTASLVMWFSSCGLLWVLYAFLTSLFVVIVHASVRTPNLKARLNTFREEFRAVWRNYSEL
- the LOC125581475 gene encoding PRA1 family protein A2-like isoform X2; translated protein: MDWDNVAAEDVIEALREVEWSTPPRSLGEFFSRFAFPRSFSKWKSRLNYRTNYFILVIFVLGLALITRPLAIVGTAFTALSIAFLNDSFAATFNEKFIRTIRLFSPHMAAKMRPPHMPVIRGRSAARKTVYVCGKPRWVFVVIFLTASLVMWFSSCGLLWVLYAFLTSLFVVIVHASVRTPNLKARLNTFREEFRAVWRNYSEL